A region of Leptotrichia massiliensis DNA encodes the following proteins:
- a CDS encoding autotransporter outer membrane beta-barrel domain-containing protein — protein sequence MLFKETERFLKRILKKKYKYTKMLLITFLMTGGLGMAAPITPNANGEYIVNSGTGDGEILNFSNSYNSHGAFRISEGKKFTLKGYGDIDATTQAPLFTPRTAITVTNSNTEFEATGTGVGGDSVEISILPSKEAILYTVTDPITGVSSSAINQKVTLKDVFIWAPRNSTESTVKVEAKNGKSIKNAELNLIGSNGFKSQIHSNNSGWVVEVEADETNGVYSELTVNGIDDGTEGDGGTQILGLMTKHGKSVLNVNLIGGAYWGLSKNNSISEQRATLNSLNIGSNSFISFDENNVTESDGVTSIYYIKLTSDGINNDGTLNNSGLIQLKSDSNKDRLTIEGNYHGNNGTIEMNTIWNAPGDENGTNSESDLVYITGNATGTTKVVPVYIDDTPEENQFDNYIPGNVQQLSQRINSVPVVKVAGNSTPTTFTGTARTAGAAEAQLASRQVNGIWEYYWTIAPLGSSGATAGVIGGAGTGSSGSSRPIYIMAQPVSAYVLMPKVNMEMGYSSVGTLYERRGENKILDLEKMSADKGQLWTRIYGSGMSEKGKERFEYESNLYGVQLGHDFKINKDKNGNNHLLGGYISYNRASADFFDRYRAENGRISDDRYTGKGKAESISLGITKTKYTENGSYYDLVGQISYLQNKYKSRDDFNVKQRGYGLLFSGEAGKSFGIGKAGTWAIEPQAQLIYQYLNTKSFNDGLRKVSQDNRNGLRGRIGIKLSYNGNSDEGRTNTYYVVANIWHDFTKYENKYTNIGFDKVTEKLGTTWGEIGLGAQAPLGQKSNLYIDTRYEQSFGNSRRSGFRGTIGFKHTF from the coding sequence ATGCTATTTAAAGAAACAGAAAGATTTTTAAAAAGAATATTAAAGAAAAAATACAAATATACAAAAATGTTGTTAATAACATTTTTAATGACAGGTGGATTGGGAATGGCAGCGCCAATAACACCAAATGCGAATGGAGAATACATTGTAAATTCAGGTACAGGAGATGGAGAAATTTTAAATTTTTCTAATTCATACAATTCACATGGAGCATTTAGAATTAGTGAGGGTAAAAAATTTACTTTGAAAGGATACGGAGATATTGATGCGACAACGCAAGCGCCTTTATTTACACCTAGAACTGCAATAACAGTCACAAATTCAAATACAGAATTTGAGGCAACGGGTACAGGTGTAGGCGGGGATTCTGTTGAAATATCCATTCTTCCGTCAAAAGAAGCAATTTTATATACAGTAACAGATCCAATTACTGGTGTAAGTTCTAGTGCTATAAATCAAAAAGTAACTTTAAAAGATGTGTTTATATGGGCACCAAGAAATTCGACAGAATCTACTGTGAAAGTTGAAGCAAAAAATGGAAAGAGCATAAAAAATGCAGAACTTAATTTAATTGGTAGTAATGGTTTTAAATCACAAATTCATTCAAATAATAGTGGTTGGGTAGTTGAAGTTGAAGCTGATGAAACAAATGGAGTTTATTCAGAATTAACAGTTAATGGAATAGATGATGGTACTGAAGGTGATGGAGGAACGCAAATATTAGGTTTAATGACAAAACATGGAAAATCTGTTTTAAATGTAAATTTAATAGGTGGAGCATATTGGGGATTAAGTAAAAATAATTCAATTTCTGAACAAAGAGCAACACTTAACTCATTAAATATAGGTAGTAATTCCTTTATATCATTTGATGAAAATAATGTTACAGAAAGTGATGGAGTAACTTCAATTTATTATATAAAATTAACATCTGATGGAATTAATAATGATGGAACTCTAAATAACAGCGGGCTTATTCAATTAAAAAGTGATTCCAACAAAGATAGACTTACTATAGAAGGAAATTATCACGGAAATAACGGTACAATTGAAATGAATACTATTTGGAATGCTCCAGGAGATGAAAATGGAACAAATTCAGAATCAGATTTAGTTTACATTACGGGAAATGCGACAGGGACAACAAAGGTAGTACCAGTTTATATTGATGACACTCCAGAAGAAAATCAATTTGATAATTATATTCCAGGAAATGTACAACAATTATCACAACGTATAAACAGTGTACCAGTTGTAAAAGTAGCTGGAAATTCTACGCCAACTACATTTACTGGAACAGCGAGAACGGCTGGAGCTGCGGAGGCTCAACTTGCGAGCAGACAAGTTAATGGTATTTGGGAATACTACTGGACTATTGCACCTCTTGGAAGTTCTGGAGCCACTGCTGGAGTGATTGGTGGAGCTGGTACTGGTAGTTCAGGTTCGAGTCGTCCAATCTATATTATGGCACAGCCAGTGTCGGCCTATGTGTTAATGCCAAAAGTAAATATGGAAATGGGTTATTCTTCTGTTGGAACTTTATATGAAAGAAGAGGAGAAAATAAAATATTAGATTTAGAAAAGATGTCAGCTGATAAAGGACAGTTATGGACAAGAATTTACGGTAGTGGTATGAGCGAAAAAGGTAAGGAAAGATTTGAATACGAAAGTAATCTTTATGGAGTGCAGCTAGGGCATGACTTTAAAATAAATAAGGATAAAAATGGGAATAACCATTTATTAGGTGGTTATATTTCATATAATAGGGCAAGTGCAGATTTTTTTGACAGATACCGTGCTGAAAATGGAAGAATTTCTGATGATAGATATACAGGTAAAGGAAAAGCGGAAAGTATTTCATTAGGTATTACAAAAACAAAATATACAGAAAATGGCTCATATTATGATTTAGTGGGACAAATTTCATATTTACAAAATAAATATAAATCAAGAGATGACTTTAATGTAAAACAAAGAGGCTACGGATTGTTATTTTCAGGAGAAGCTGGAAAATCATTTGGAATTGGAAAAGCTGGGACATGGGCAATTGAACCACAAGCACAGTTAATATATCAATATTTGAACACAAAGTCATTTAATGATGGATTGAGAAAAGTCAGTCAGGATAATAGAAATGGATTACGTGGAAGAATAGGAATCAAACTTTCTTATAATGGAAATTCAGATGAGGGGCGAACAAATACATATTATGTTGTAGCAAATATTTGGCATGATTTTACAAAATATGAAAATAAATATACAAACATAGGTTTTGACAAAGTAACCGAAAAACTTGGTACAACTTGGGGAGAAATAGGGTTAGGAGCACAAGCACCATTAGGACAAAAAAGCAATTTATACATCGACACAAGATACGAACAGTCGTTTGGTAATTCAAGACGTTCTGGATTTAGAGGAACAATAGGATTTAAACATACTTTTTAA
- a CDS encoding DUF262 domain-containing protein: MVATIQVNKQSIKQLLESGKDQTFLIPEYQRPYSWTENETKTLFYDLLEFTENEAKRANEIEGTYFLGSIVSYENEDGEQEIIDGQQRITSLFLLLRAIYTKLTSYENKTVEQENFIRQIEPALWKQAKLTGEVDYTSVLITSRVIDNEGNKILQNILESGIADPKATDNYSKNYILFQKLFNKLCELSPTLMLEFIYYTLNRAVVFPIKTDSQDDALSVFSTLNDRGLPLSEADIFKAKMYNKIKKEYKKLFIKQWKNLSERAIYAKENVKQLFYYYMFYLRASEKDMATTTLGLRRFYSKGGFTRLYKSNLLKHLDQILDLWVVMNRRESIDEKPWTENIQIIKILDTLSAYPNESWKYPVVVYYLAHGDKENFETYFLKFLRKLFLELTANYLVTPSVSAVKSDILKLNVDIIDNISPKIAFKNIPISVLQEKVKTPNKNLVRMILKMVVYNNQDELLPKKWEVEYILPQKWSNRFSESIENKQVKEYINYIGNKIPFEKKLSIKASENFFDKKKASYEKSKIKYVRELIPADKTDWTFEDINIRNKKVAEELVKLFITWNGEYEF, translated from the coding sequence ATGGTTGCAACAATACAAGTTAATAAGCAAAGCATAAAGCAGTTACTAGAAAGTGGTAAAGATCAGACATTTTTGATACCTGAATATCAAAGACCATATTCTTGGACTGAAAATGAAACTAAAACGTTATTTTATGATTTATTAGAATTTACAGAAAATGAAGCTAAGAGAGCTAATGAAATAGAAGGTACATATTTTTTGGGAAGTATTGTTTCCTATGAAAATGAAGATGGTGAACAGGAAATTATCGATGGACAGCAAAGAATAACTTCATTATTTTTGCTTTTACGAGCAATTTACACAAAATTAACTTCTTATGAAAACAAAACTGTAGAACAGGAAAATTTTATAAGACAAATTGAGCCAGCTTTGTGGAAGCAGGCAAAACTTACTGGAGAAGTTGATTATACTAGTGTTTTGATTACTTCCAGAGTTATTGACAATGAAGGAAATAAAATTTTACAAAATATTTTGGAAAGCGGGATTGCTGATCCTAAAGCAACTGATAATTATTCTAAAAACTACATTTTATTTCAAAAACTATTTAATAAGCTTTGTGAATTAAGTCCGACATTAATGCTGGAATTTATTTATTACACGTTAAACAGAGCTGTTGTTTTCCCAATAAAAACAGATTCACAAGACGATGCTTTAAGCGTATTTTCTACTTTGAATGATAGAGGATTACCTCTTTCTGAAGCAGATATTTTTAAGGCAAAAATGTATAATAAAATAAAAAAAGAATACAAAAAATTATTTATTAAACAATGGAAAAACTTGAGTGAGCGGGCAATTTATGCTAAAGAAAATGTAAAACAATTGTTTTATTATTATATGTTTTACCTAAGAGCTTCTGAAAAAGATATGGCAACAACTACACTTGGACTTAGACGTTTTTATTCAAAAGGCGGATTTACACGGCTTTATAAATCAAACTTATTGAAACATTTGGATCAAATTTTGGATTTATGGGTAGTTATGAACAGACGTGAATCAATTGATGAAAAACCTTGGACAGAAAATATACAAATTATAAAGATTTTGGATACTTTGTCTGCCTATCCAAATGAATCTTGGAAATATCCTGTTGTTGTGTATTATTTGGCTCACGGTGATAAGGAAAACTTCGAAACATATTTCTTGAAATTTTTACGAAAACTGTTTTTAGAATTGACTGCAAATTACCTTGTAACACCAAGCGTTTCAGCTGTAAAATCTGATATTCTAAAATTAAATGTAGATATAATCGACAATATTTCACCAAAAATTGCATTCAAAAATATTCCAATTTCTGTGCTTCAGGAAAAAGTAAAAACACCAAACAAAAATCTAGTACGTATGATTTTAAAAATGGTTGTGTATAACAATCAGGATGAATTACTGCCTAAAAAATGGGAAGTTGAGTATATTTTACCACAAAAATGGAGCAACCGTTTTTCAGAAAGCATTGAAAATAAACAAGTTAAAGAATATATAAACTACATAGGGAACAAGATTCCTTTCGAGAAAAAATTATCAATTAAAGCTTCAGAAAACTTTTTTGACAAGAAAAAAGCAAGTTATGAAAAATCTAAAATTAAATATGTACGTGAACTAATCCCAGCAGATAAGACTGACTGGACTTTTGAAGACATTAATATAAGAAACAAGAAAGTAGCAGAAGAGCTTGTTAAATTGTTTATTACTTGGAATGGAGAATATGAATTTTAA
- a CDS encoding HMA2 domain-containing protein, with protein sequence MLQNFYGVIQVKHYQNGRLRLQTDVLKENEELEQEFLNNIRQLSGIHSVSVNSIIGSILIYFDEKIIESSFLYLIVLKLLHLEEEALKNKPGKVKELLKQAFESVDMAIYNKSRGYLDLKTLVAGIFAFYGIKKLREIPKLPTGTTLLWWAFIFLSEGKRK encoded by the coding sequence ATGTTACAAAATTTTTATGGCGTTATTCAAGTAAAACATTACCAGAATGGACGTTTGAGACTTCAAACAGATGTATTAAAGGAAAATGAAGAATTAGAACAGGAATTTTTAAATAATATACGTCAATTATCAGGAATACACTCAGTAAGCGTTAATTCCATTATTGGAAGCATCTTAATTTATTTTGATGAAAAAATTATTGAAAGTTCGTTTTTATATTTAATCGTACTAAAACTGCTCCATCTGGAAGAAGAAGCCTTGAAAAATAAGCCTGGAAAAGTAAAAGAATTGTTAAAACAGGCATTTGAATCTGTTGATATGGCTATTTACAATAAAAGTAGAGGTTATCTTGACTTAAAGACATTAGTTGCAGGAATTTTTGCTTTTTATGGTATTAAAAAATTAAGAGAAATTCCAAAATTGCCTACAGGTACTACTTTATTATGGTGGGCTTTTATTTTTTTATCAGAAGGGAAAAGAAAATAA
- a CDS encoding HMA2 domain-containing protein yields the protein MLENLFKATYLMFNQIKVVHSIPGRLRLSVPNLSKIPEELKKYDYRVTELILSKKGIKSIEYSYMTNKILLYYDVKLISEKQILDWLNKVWKTMINHSELYENKSLKEIEDNLDTFYNIIKEL from the coding sequence ATGTTAGAAAATTTATTTAAGGCTACATATCTGATGTTTAACCAGATAAAGGTTGTACACAGTATTCCTGGCAGATTAAGGCTTTCTGTCCCAAATTTGTCAAAAATTCCAGAAGAATTAAAAAAATATGATTATCGAGTTACAGAACTTATTTTATCAAAAAAAGGCATAAAAAGTATTGAGTATTCGTATATGACAAATAAAATTCTACTTTACTATGATGTAAAATTAATTTCAGAAAAACAAATACTGGACTGGCTGAACAAAGTATGGAAAACTATGATTAATCATTCTGAATTATATGAAAATAAATCCTTAAAGGAAATAGAAGATAATTTGGATACTTTTTATAACATAATTAAAGAACTTTAA
- a CDS encoding heavy metal translocating P-type ATPase produces MLNKDYLLDCKILHEIRGRIRIKSRALKYLGIHKEEITKQLMQVHYIQSVEISSITGTILVYFDNFSLTGENLISLLQNTLNTYLVDIYKNEKKQISNKYVIERRLQEESPQEIIKNIGAAVLLLLLPNPKTKLTGIRRLFNYKTLSTVSLALPVLKNGIYSLIQNKRPNADTLSSTAIVSSIILGSERTALTIMILEKFAELLTVYTMKKTRGVIKDMLSVGENYVWKQSDDENTAKKVPIEEISKGDFILVKTGEKISVDGTIEKGEAIIDQSAITGEYMPVTKKAGEEVFAGTLLKSGNITVKAEKVGDDRTASRIIKLVEDAAFNKADIQSYADTFSAQLIPLNFLLAGIVYVSTKNLQKALSMLVIDYSCGIRLSTATAFSASINTAAKNGILIKGSNYLEELSKSDTVIFDKTGTITEGKPKIQTLKTFGKNMKDNRMLALAAAAEETSSHPLASAILNEIKNRGLKIPKHKESVIKVARGIETFVNKDIIRVGSLKYMEENDISLEVASDIVKGMQNRGEIVIYVAKNNDLIGVIGVSDPPRENIKKAMNRLRNQGIDDIVLLTGDLRQQAETIASRMSMDRYESELMPEDKAKDILKFRSIGSKVIMIGDGINDAPALSYANVGIALGSSRTDIAMEAADVTITSDDPLLIPGVIGLAKNTVKIIKQNFAMAIGINSFALVLGATGLLPAIYSSILHNSITILVVGNSLRLLKYDVNK; encoded by the coding sequence ATGTTAAATAAAGATTATTTGCTGGACTGCAAGATTTTACACGAAATTCGTGGAAGAATCAGAATAAAATCAAGAGCTTTAAAATATCTTGGAATTCATAAGGAAGAGATAACAAAGCAGCTAATGCAGGTTCATTATATCCAAAGTGTTGAAATTTCAAGTATTACAGGAACTATTCTTGTTTATTTTGACAATTTCTCATTAACTGGTGAAAACTTAATATCTTTACTTCAAAATACATTAAATACATATCTAGTAGATATATACAAAAACGAAAAAAAACAAATATCAAATAAATATGTGATTGAAAGACGTCTGCAGGAAGAATCTCCACAGGAAATTATTAAAAATATTGGTGCTGCTGTACTTTTACTGCTACTGCCAAATCCAAAGACAAAATTAACAGGAATCAGGCGGCTATTTAACTACAAAACTTTATCAACAGTTTCTTTAGCCCTGCCTGTTTTAAAAAATGGAATTTATTCTCTTATTCAAAATAAGCGTCCCAACGCAGATACGCTAAGTTCTACAGCTATCGTCAGCAGCATTATTTTAGGAAGCGAACGAACAGCTTTGACAATTATGATTTTAGAAAAATTTGCAGAACTTCTGACTGTTTATACAATGAAAAAGACACGTGGCGTAATTAAAGACATGTTAAGTGTTGGAGAAAACTATGTCTGGAAGCAGTCTGATGATGAAAATACAGCCAAAAAAGTTCCAATTGAAGAAATTAGCAAGGGAGATTTTATACTTGTTAAAACTGGGGAAAAAATAAGTGTGGATGGAACGATTGAAAAAGGTGAGGCGATAATTGATCAGTCGGCAATTACTGGGGAATATATGCCTGTTACGAAAAAGGCTGGAGAAGAAGTTTTTGCAGGAACGCTTTTAAAAAGTGGAAATATTACTGTAAAAGCTGAGAAGGTTGGAGATGACAGGACAGCTTCCAGAATTATAAAATTAGTGGAAGATGCCGCTTTTAACAAGGCTGATATTCAATCTTACGCCGATACATTTTCTGCACAGTTAATCCCGCTTAACTTTCTGCTCGCCGGAATTGTCTATGTTTCAACGAAAAACTTGCAAAAAGCCCTTAGTATGCTTGTAATTGACTATTCATGCGGAATAAGGCTGTCAACAGCAACAGCATTTTCAGCTTCAATTAATACAGCGGCTAAAAATGGAATTTTGATTAAAGGAAGCAACTATCTGGAAGAACTTTCAAAATCTGACACAGTAATATTTGACAAAACAGGTACAATTACCGAAGGAAAACCTAAAATTCAAACGTTGAAGACTTTTGGAAAAAATATGAAAGACAACCGAATGCTTGCGCTAGCCGCAGCGGCTGAAGAAACTTCATCACATCCTTTAGCAAGTGCAATTTTGAATGAAATTAAAAATAGAGGATTAAAAATTCCAAAACATAAGGAATCCGTTATTAAAGTTGCAAGAGGGATAGAAACTTTTGTAAATAAGGATATTATCCGTGTAGGAAGCCTGAAATACATGGAAGAGAATGATATTTCACTAGAAGTGGCAAGTGATATAGTGAAGGGAATGCAAAATCGTGGAGAAATTGTAATTTACGTGGCTAAAAATAATGATTTAATAGGTGTTATCGGTGTTTCAGATCCGCCTAGGGAAAATATAAAAAAGGCAATGAATCGGCTAAGAAATCAAGGAATAGATGATATTGTACTGTTAACAGGAGATTTGAGACAGCAGGCTGAAACTATCGCTTCAAGAATGTCAATGGATAGATACGAGTCTGAACTGATGCCTGAGGACAAAGCTAAAGATATTTTAAAATTCCGTTCAATTGGTTCAAAAGTTATTATGATAGGTGACGGAATAAACGACGCTCCTGCCCTTTCCTATGCAAATGTAGGAATAGCTCTAGGAAGTTCACGTACCGACATTGCGATGGAAGCTGCTGATGTTACAATAACTTCAGACGACCCATTACTAATACCAGGTGTAATTGGTTTAGCAAAAAACACTGTAAAAATAATAAAACAGAATTTTGCAATGGCAATTGGAATAAACAGTTTTGCCCTTGTATTAGGTGCGACAGGACTTTTGCCTGCAATATACAGTTCAATTTTGCATAACTCTATCACAATTTTAGTAGTTGGAAATTCATTGCGACTATTAAAATACGATGTTAATAAATAA
- the gpmA gene encoding 2,3-diphosphoglycerate-dependent phosphoglycerate mutase yields MKLVLIRHGESQWNLENKFTGWKDVDLSPKGVEEAKAGGKALKEMGLVFDIAYTSYLKRAIKTLNYVLEELDELYIPVYKSWRLNERHYGALQGLNKAETAKKYGDEQVLIWRRSFDVAPPAIDKSSEYYPKSDRRYADLSDSEAPLGESLKDTIERVLPYWHSHISKSLQEGKNAIVAAHGNSLRALIKYLLNISDDDILKLNLTTGKPLVFEINKDLKVLSSPNSF; encoded by the coding sequence ATGAAACTAGTATTAATTCGACACGGTGAAAGCCAATGGAATTTGGAAAATAAATTTACTGGATGGAAGGATGTTGACTTGAGTCCAAAAGGAGTGGAAGAGGCAAAGGCTGGCGGTAAAGCCTTAAAGGAAATGGGATTAGTTTTTGACATTGCTTACACATCTTATTTGAAAAGAGCTATTAAAACTCTTAATTACGTTTTGGAAGAACTGGATGAATTATACATTCCAGTTTACAAATCTTGGAGATTGAATGAACGTCATTACGGAGCATTACAAGGATTAAACAAAGCTGAAACTGCTAAAAAATATGGAGACGAGCAAGTCCTTATCTGGAGAAGAAGCTTTGATGTTGCCCCGCCTGCAATAGACAAATCAAGCGAATATTATCCAAAATCAGATAGAAGATATGCAGATTTATCTGATTCTGAAGCGCCACTTGGAGAAAGCCTTAAAGATACCATCGAAAGAGTTCTGCCTTACTGGCACTCACATATCTCAAAAAGTTTGCAGGAAGGAAAAAATGCTATTGTAGCAGCTCACGGAAACAGTTTGCGTGCTTTAATAAAATATTTACTAAATATTTCAGATGATGATATTTTAAAACTGAATTTAACAACAGGAAAACCTTTAGTATTTGAAATAAATAAAGATTTAAAAGTATTGTCATCACCAAATTCATTCTAA
- a CDS encoding RsiV family protein: MRKLTLIFMTLILFNLSFAKEKIDTTFTFQGFSPTSPSVVKTTKKIKVIGKSRISYPSFLGRNSDVIKNMNAIMHKFISAYKSTKHISYNTTYEITADNSSYLSVLFTINITDTDTGQKTKVYNAISYNLKNGRSLQLKDLFTNGFNEELKGVINNRFKQFGLPQIDSFDAIAKNQNFYLQNDSLVIFYNKGEATNFADGEVFIPFLLTDLIGILK; this comes from the coding sequence ATGAGAAAATTAACATTAATTTTTATGACATTGATTTTATTTAATCTGTCATTTGCAAAAGAAAAGATTGACACAACTTTTACATTTCAAGGGTTTTCACCAACATCTCCAAGTGTTGTAAAAACTACCAAAAAAATAAAAGTCATAGGAAAATCAAGAATTTCTTATCCATCATTTTTAGGGAGAAATTCTGACGTTATAAAAAATATGAATGCAATTATGCATAAGTTTATTTCAGCTTATAAATCTACAAAACATATTAGCTATAATACTACTTATGAGATTACAGCTGACAATAGCTCATATTTAAGTGTTTTATTTACAATTAATATAACAGATACTGACACAGGACAAAAAACAAAAGTTTATAATGCCATTTCGTACAACTTAAAAAACGGAAGATCATTACAACTTAAAGACTTATTCACAAATGGATTTAATGAAGAATTAAAAGGAGTTATTAACAACAGATTCAAACAATTTGGATTACCACAAATAGATAGCTTTGATGCTATTGCTAAAAATCAAAACTTCTATTTACAAAATGATTCTTTAGTAATATTCTATAATAAAGGTGAAGCTACAAACTTTGCTGATGGTGAAGTATTTATTCCATTCTTATTAACTGATTTAATTGGAATCTTAAAATAA
- a CDS encoding S66 peptidase family protein, with protein MRTINKKIILIGLIISSLALNATSYKTVREAVRANTPTKSSNTQNSKNNTTNEVIIPKGLKPGDTIGLIAPANYTSENSNAEIEYLQSRGFNVVYGQSFYSRWYGFGGTDSVRAKDINDMFANPNINAIFAVRGGYGGIRIVDKLNYDVIKKNPKIISGFSDNTTLLLAINEKTGLVTFHGPMSDNLKNIPSVTENAFNKAFTSNESYNLLGFDDTYIIMKSGRGTGKITGGNLSLVVATLGTDHEINTDGKILFLEETNEASYRVDRMLKQLKLAGKFDKLQGIIIGDFKNPKQSDPTDMTIDEVFYDNFGQLNIPIVKNFKSGHVRPFITVPIGAKATMDTYKREIMIEKATK; from the coding sequence GTGAGAACAATAAATAAAAAAATAATATTAATAGGCTTAATAATAAGTAGTTTAGCATTAAATGCGACAAGCTATAAAACAGTAAGAGAAGCTGTAAGAGCAAATACTCCTACAAAATCATCGAATACTCAAAATTCAAAAAATAACACAACAAATGAAGTTATTATTCCAAAAGGGTTAAAACCAGGAGATACAATTGGATTAATTGCACCTGCAAACTATACTAGTGAAAATAGTAATGCAGAAATTGAATATTTGCAAAGCCGTGGCTTCAATGTGGTTTACGGACAGTCATTTTATTCGAGATGGTATGGATTCGGAGGGACTGACAGTGTTAGGGCAAAGGATATAAATGATATGTTTGCGAATCCTAATATTAATGCAATTTTTGCTGTGCGTGGAGGATATGGTGGAATAAGAATTGTAGATAAATTAAATTATGATGTAATCAAAAAAAATCCAAAAATTATTTCAGGATTTAGTGACAATACGACATTATTATTAGCAATCAATGAAAAAACAGGACTTGTAACATTTCATGGACCTATGTCAGATAATTTAAAAAACATTCCATCAGTTACTGAAAATGCCTTTAACAAAGCATTTACAAGTAATGAATCGTATAATTTACTAGGGTTTGACGATACCTACATAATTATGAAAAGTGGACGTGGAACTGGTAAAATCACAGGAGGAAATTTGTCTCTTGTAGTTGCAACGCTTGGAACAGATCATGAGATTAATACTGATGGAAAAATATTATTTTTAGAAGAAACAAATGAGGCTAGCTATCGAGTGGATAGAATGTTAAAACAATTAAAACTAGCTGGAAAATTTGATAAATTGCAAGGAATTATCATTGGAGATTTTAAAAATCCAAAACAGTCAGATCCAACGGATATGACAATTGATGAAGTTTTTTATGATAATTTTGGACAATTAAATATTCCGATTGTAAAAAACTTTAAATCTGGACATGTAAGACCATTTATAACCGTTCCAATTGGAGCAAAAGCTACAATGGATACCTACAAACGTGAAATTATGATAGAAAAAGCAACAAAATAA
- a CDS encoding tetratricopeptide repeat protein produces the protein MKKLLLIGAILVTGAISFADAKSDYENAVKLAGQKKVAEAVKVLEGVAKSSDAGYAQKANLELGAYYLQENNVTKAKPYLQAAWGNGQSTSPEAVEAARLLYLVGIQQKNKSEAEKYILWTDEKTGGKNADITSSLIIFYFDNNEQSKGTARYNKAVQSANKDFVAEVNYNIGQYYLTKNNLAQAKSYLQKAYTGASDRVNGAGILLAEIAINEKKPAEAEKYLLDMNTAAKGKNGQILGMLGTYYLQQNNPTKAEEYLAKTVAAEPKNVSAKILLLGIYEVQNNTAKITSTYNQLKSSTPKVTNKQIGTYFGSVGAAALSEKYLQKAITEDKDNSAKLILGQVYAGQGKKAEAVKILQEAVNNKVNGAAEVLKQVQAMK, from the coding sequence ATGAAAAAATTATTACTAATAGGAGCAATCTTAGTAACAGGAGCAATTTCATTTGCTGATGCAAAATCAGATTATGAAAATGCAGTAAAATTAGCAGGGCAAAAAAAAGTTGCTGAAGCTGTAAAAGTATTGGAAGGTGTGGCAAAAAGTAGTGACGCAGGATACGCACAAAAAGCAAACTTAGAATTGGGAGCATATTATTTGCAAGAAAATAATGTAACTAAAGCTAAACCTTATTTACAAGCGGCATGGGGAAATGGACAAAGCACAAGTCCTGAAGCTGTGGAAGCTGCAAGATTATTATATTTAGTAGGAATTCAACAAAAAAATAAATCTGAAGCTGAAAAATATATTCTTTGGACAGATGAAAAAACAGGTGGAAAAAATGCAGACATTACATCAAGTCTAATTATTTTCTATTTTGACAACAATGAACAATCAAAAGGTACTGCAAGATACAATAAAGCTGTACAATCTGCAAATAAAGACTTTGTAGCAGAAGTAAATTACAATATTGGACAATACTACTTAACAAAAAATAATCTAGCTCAAGCTAAATCATATTTACAAAAAGCATATACTGGAGCAAGTGACCGTGTAAATGGAGCTGGAATTTTACTAGCTGAAATTGCTATAAATGAGAAAAAACCAGCAGAAGCTGAAAAATATTTATTAGATATGAACACAGCTGCAAAAGGTAAAAATGGACAAATTTTAGGAATGTTAGGAACTTATTACTTGCAACAAAATAATCCAACAAAAGCAGAAGAATATTTAGCAAAAACAGTGGCTGCAGAACCTAAAAATGTAAGTGCAAAAATCTTATTATTAGGAATTTATGAAGTACAAAATAACACAGCAAAAATAACTTCTACTTATAACCAATTAAAATCATCAACACCAAAAGTTACTAACAAACAAATTGGAACTTATTTTGGAAGTGTAGGAGCAGCAGCATTATCTGAAAAATATTTACAAAAAGCAATAACTGAAGATAAAGATAACAGTGCAAAACTTATTTTAGGACAAGTTTATGCAGGACAAGGTAAAAAAGCTGAAGCAGTTAAAATTTTACAAGAAGCTGTAAACAATAAAGTAAATGGAGCAGCAGAAGTATTGAAACAAGTTCAAGCAATGAAATAA